The Cryobacterium sp. SO1 genomic sequence AAGTGGGTCGAGGAGCCTGCCCGTCGCGCCATGCGGCGCATGTCCCTCCAGAACATCCCCGAACGCGCCGTTGACGACGTGCCCATCAAACAGGCCGGCATCGAGGCACCACGTGCTTGATCCGGCCGGCTGCGGGAATCGATGGCGCCACCACCGAGCATCTGTTTCTGCCAGCCAAGCGAAGTGAAAGTATCCTCTTCACCATGTCTGACCTCCTCACGACGGCCTTCGGCCGCCCCGCATTGTTCAGCGCCGACCTGTCAGCCCAAGCGGCCGAGCAGCTCGGGTCTGCGCTGACCGAACGCCAGTTGGCGCTGCTGGTCTCGGCGGCGAATTTCCATGCTCTCGATAATCCGGGCGTTCTCCTGCGCATCGTGGTGCACATCGCCCGCCCCGGTGACATGGCGCACCTCACGGATGCCGGAACCCGGCACCAGAAGGTCTGCGCCGAAGCCCGCAAGGTGGCCGAGTTCAGCATCGTGAGCACGGTGGCCGGCTCGCCGCACCCGCACTACACGCACCACCGAAAGGGCTGGCTGGGCGACCCGGAGACCGGTGTGCGCAACATCGTCCTCGATCCGGAACGCGAACCAGGCACCGCTGCTGTGGTCGGCCGGGCCAGCCTGTACTGGCGACTGCGCGGAGGAATCGAACGGCGGTACCCGTTCGAATACGACCGGTTGCGACAGTGGCTGCTTCGCGGACGCGAGTCCTCGCTGAACTCCCTCGTCGTGGAGCGCCGGGTCGTAGACCTGACCGGCGTGCCGACCGGCGGAACCGGAGCAGAACGCGAACCTGCCGTCATCTTCGGCCTGCACTGGCTCGAACTGGGCGGGGCAGAGCGCTGGGCGATGGAGTCAATCGCCCTCGCCCGAGCCAGGGGCCTGCGCCCCATTGTCATCACCGACGTGCCGTCCACGCACCCGTGGATCACCCGGGCCGAGCTGGACGGCGCCATCGTCCTCGCGCTCACCCACCCCGTCGAACAGCCCGAACACTCCGAGCCGGTGCTCGAAGCCCTCGCCACGAACTTCGACATCCGCGGGGTATTCGTGCACCACAGCCGGTGGCTGTACGATCGGCTGCCCTGGCTGCGCGCCCGAATCCCCGGCGTGCACGTTGCCTCGACCCACCACATCCTTGAGTACAACGGCGGCGGCTACCCGGCGATCGGCGCGGCACTCGACGAGCACATCGAGGTGCACCACGTGATCTCGCCGCAGCTGCAGGACTGGTTCGTTCGCGTGCAGGGCGTCGAGCCGGCGAAGGTGGCGCTGGCGCCCCTGATCGGCCTGACAACGACGGGTTCGGTCGCCGAGGAGGCTCGTGCACGCGTCGACGAGTCCGTTCTCACGCTGGGCTTCATCGGCCGCTTCGCCGCGCAAAAGCGCCCCTACCTGTTCACCAAGCTGGTCAGGGAGCTCCAGGATGTCGAGGGGCTGACCATACGAGTGGTGATCCAGGGCGGCGGCGAACTCGAGCATTTTGTCCGACGGGACATCGACGGACACAATCTGTCCGGCCTCGTCGAATGGGTGGACGAGGCGGCCCCGGTGAGCAACACCCTCGCGCGGATCGACTGCCTCGTGCTGAGCTCGCAGAACGAGGGACTCACCCTCACCACGCTGGAGGCACTGGCAGCAGGCGTGCCGGTGATCTCTACCGATGTCGGTTCCCAGCGCACGGTCATCGTGCCCGACGCCCTCGTCTCCCGCGATCCCGGGCTGTTCCTCACGGAGGCGAGCGACATCGTCACGCGGATGGCTCTGTCAGAGGAGTATCGCGCAGATGTCTGGCGCCGAGAGGTCGCCCTTGCCCAGGAATTCACCGAGTACGAAAGCGCCCATGATTGGGCCGGAAAGTTGTTCGAGAAATGGATCAAGTAAGCGCTGTCGTTGTCACCTTCAACAGGCTCGCAAAGCTCAAGACGGTGATCGCCTCCATCGAAGCCCAGACATTCGCGCCCACCCGCCTCATCATCGTGGACAACGCGTCGACCGACGGCACCGCGGAGTACCTCGGCCAGCTGACGACCCGCATCCCACTCGAGGTGATGTCCCTGCCCACGAACACCGGCGGCGCCGGCGGATTCTCGGCCGGAATGGAACGCGGCTACGAGCTCGGCGCGGATTTCGTCTGGATCATGGACGACGACTGCTACCCGCAGCCTGACGCCCTCGAGAAGCTGCGTGACGGTTTCGCCAACGCCGTCGCGGAGCTCGGTCCTGATGTGCCGTTCTCCTGCTCGCTGGTGAACTACATCGACGGTGCCATCTGCGAGATGAACAACCCCGAGCCCACCTGGGACTGGGCCAGACTCGTATCCAAGGGCCAGCGTTCCGTGATGGTCAAGAGCTGTTCCTTCGTGTCTGTGCTCATCCCCCGCTGGGTGATCGAGAAGCACGGCCTGCCGTACTCGGAGTACTTCATCTGGTTCGACGACCACGAATACACCCTGCGCATCACCCGCACCTGCCCGGGCGTTCAGGTCCTCGACAGTGTTGTGGTGCACGACATGGGCGACAACAAGGGCGTCAACTTCGGCCTGATCGACGACGCCAATGCGTGGAAATTCGCCTACGGCATCCGCAACGAGGCGTCGTTCAGGCTGCACCACCAGAGTCTCTTCGCGTACCTGTACCTGTGCGCCCGGGTGGCGCTGATGATGCGACGCGGCCGGGTCGCCGGTTCGCTGCAGCGCCGGATGTACGGCCGCCTCCTGGCCGGAATCAGGTTCAATCCGGCGATCGCGTTCCCCCTGACATCACCTCAGCAGGGCTGATCGGGCCCCTGCCGGGAAATCTTCCCCGGCGCGTCTGCTGCGCCGGGGGCAAGGATGCGATCTAATAAGTACGCGGGACGTGATGCGTTCGGTGGCCTGGGGGGTTTTCTGACGTCCTGATCTGTCGGTGCGGTGTGCCTGTTGACTGTCGCCGGCAAACGTAGGGAACCCCGATCATGACCGCACTGACACCCAACGCTCCGTTGCGCCGGAGGTGGAGGGCCCTCGCAGCCTCGGCCTTGGCCGTGCTCCTGCTGGCCCCGCTGCTTACCTTCTTCCAGGCGCCCGTGAGTGCACAGGCGGCGTCCGCGTCATTCAACGCAGGAAACATCATCTCCGATGCGGTTTTCTATAACTCGAAGTCGATGTCGGTCGGTCAGGTCCAAGCGTTCCTGAATTCCAAGGTTGCCACCTGCCGCTCGGGCTACACGTGCCTCAAGGATTACCGCTCGGATTCCGCCTTCAAGCCGGCCCAGGCCGCCGGCTGCGCCGTTTACCCCGGTCCGGCAAGCCAGAGTGCCGCTGAGATCATCTGGCAGGTCGCCTCGGTGTGCGGCGTCAACCCTCAGGTGTTGCTTGTCCTGCTCGAGAAGGAACAAGGCCTGGTCTCCGACACCTGGCCAACGGCCCGGCAGTACCGGTCGGCAACCGGATACGCCTGCCCGGACACGGCCGATTGCGACCCCAGCTACTACGGGCTGTTCAATCAGCTGTACCAGGCGGCTTTCCAGTACAAGAAGTACCAGGCCACACCGTCTGGACGGAACTTCGTCGCCGGCCGGTGGAACACCATCCAGTGGAGTCCCAACGGCGCCTGTGGCTCCTCTCAGGTGTACATCGAAAACCAGGCTACGGCCGGTCTGTACAACTACACCCCGTACCGGCCGAACTCCGCGGCCCTGGCCAATATGTACGGCACCGGCGACGGATGCTCGGCCTACGGCAACCGCAACTTCTTCCGGATGTTCTCCGATTGGTTCGGCAGCACGACCGGCGGCGGCGACTTCGCCCGCACGTCTGACAACGCGTCGCTGTACCTGCTCTCCGGCGGGGTCAAATACCCCGTCGGTTCCATGGGCGTCTACAACCAGCTGGCCGCACTCGGCCCCGTCCAGATCGTGTCAACGAACTACCTGAACAGCTTCGCGACATCGTCGGTGCAGGCCAGCACTCTGGTGCGTGACTCGACGACGGGTGATGTCTTCTACTTCCAGAAGGGGCAACGGCACCGTTTCCCCAGCTGTGACATGGCAGCAGCGTATGGGCTAAGCTGTGGCGCCGTCACCAACTTGAGTCCATCCCAGATTTCGAAGCTGCCGGCCGGTGCCGACATGTCCAACTTCTTCGTCGTCGACTCGAGCACGGTCTACGTCCGCACAGCGCAGGGCAAGAGTCCGATCACCGAGTGGGCCACCGTGCTGAAGCTGAACGGCGGTGCGGTGCCGTACGTCGCCGTGATGTCGCCGACGGCGGCCGCGGCGCTGCCGCAGCTGAAGACGATTCTGCGGCCCCTCGGTTTGTTCAAGTCGGTCGAGTCGCCCAGCGTGTTCATGATCGACGGTTATGACCAGAAGAGGCCGGTCCCCAGCTTCGGTCTGGCCGCCGAATTCGGCTCCACCGGCTATCAAACCGTTCCCAAGAAGCTCCTCGACGCCTACGCAACGGGCAGCGCGTTGACGCAGGTCGTCAACTGCGCGGCCAAGCCGTACATCGTGGCCAGCGGCAGCCGGTACGAGTTGCAGGCAGGGTCGGCCGCGGTGGGCCTGCTGGCCAGCGACGTGTCCGATACCTCCTGCAAGCAGCTCAGGGTGGGCGCGGCCATCCCCGGCCAGGTGTTCGTGATCGGTGCCGGCAGCCCGGTGGTCTACGGGATCAGGTCGGGCACGGCCTCCGCCGTTCCCACCTGGTCGGCCCTGGTCGCCCTCAACGGCGGTTCGACGCCGCAGATCCTGTCGCTCACGGCGGAAACCCTGAAGAGGATCCCGGTCGGCGCTCCCTACCTGGCACCGGCGTCGGTGGCGCGTACGGCGGGGAACCCCACGATCTACCTGATCGACGGCGCTGACCGGAAGGTCGCCGTGGCGTCCTTCGCCACGACGGCCGCCCTCGGGGTGAAATCGTGGTCGACGGCGTCCGACCAGTCCATGGCGAAGTACACCGCGACGACCACGCTGACCCGGCTGGTGACCTGCAACGGCGCCAACTACTTCGCCGCCGGCGGCCGCCTGAACGTCCTGGCCGGAACGGCTGCGACCGGAATGGCCGCCACCGAGCTCAGGTCGGGAACCTGCAGCGTCTTGACGAAGACGTCGACGCCGCTGGCGCGGGTCTTTGTCAAGACGGCCAACGAGTCGACCGTCTACGTCATCGAATCGGGCACGCGCCGGCCGATCTCCTCCTGGAGCAAGGCCGTCGAGCTCAACGGTGGCCCGTCGGTGACGGTGCTGGTTGACGCCAAGAACGGGCTGTCCGACATCCCCGTGGGTCCCGGCATCTAGCAGGTCGCACTGCACCGTCAAGAGCCCCGGCTGGATTTCCAGCCGGGGCTCTTGCGTGCCCGCACCGCTGTCGCGCACCCGGCAGCACTGTCGCGCGAGGGCCGTGCCGCGGCGCGCAACACCCGCAGAGAGGCGCCTCGCCCGCGTATTGCGAGCCAGTGGGAACGACCGGTGCTACCGCGCTAGCCGGCGGTGCGCACAGAGCGGCGGCGCAGACGGCCGACCACGACGAGGATCGTCCAGATCAGGATGCCCGTCAGGGCGGTCAGCCAGGCGGTCAGCTCGAACGCCCAGCCCGGCGGCTGGAAGGTGACGGTGACGACCTCGCCGACCGACGACTGCGGGATGTCCAGCCCGAGAAGGAAGCCGTCCACGGGCGCCGTGGTGAGTGTGGCGTTCTCCGCTGAGTATCCAGGCCAGGCCAGGCGGCTCAGGGCCACGGTGCCCCCGTCAGCGGGCGCTGAGAGCACCTTCATGGTGACGGAGGTGTCGGTCTGGGACAGCGTCTCGACGCTGGTGCCCTCGCTGCTCCACACCACGCCACCGGCGGGACCGACGGGCTCGTCCCGGCTCCAGACAACGGTCAGCCCGGTGTCGCGATCGATGCTCCACCCGGCGGGAGGGGTGCGCCATTCGCCGTCATCGAAGGCGTCCTTGAGAATCTGGATGTTGTCGATCGAGAGCTGGTCGACCAGCAGCATCCCCGTCTCCTCGCGTGGCTCGAAGAGGGTGGTGAGTAGTTCGGGGCAGGTGCCGCCCAGGTATTGCAGGCACAGCGCCGAGTTGTACGACGCGAATCCGATGAGCTGGTACCGGTTCTGCACCTGGGCGGGGCTGAGGTACCACATGTTGGCCATCAGGGTTTCCTGCCAGGCCGCGGGATCGGCTCCGTACATGAGGGGGTCACCCACCACGAGCACATCGCCCTCGATGCCCTCAAGCACACCCTTGGGGATGCTCGTGTCGGCGGGCACGTTATTCATCGACAATGGGCTCGAGCGCGTGTCGTAGTGCTGGGCTAGTGTCAGCACCAGGCTGACGGCGACAGCGACGGCCGCCACGCTCGTCCAGACCGGGGTGTGCTCGGGGCGTGCCCGGCGCATCAACCACCAGATCGCGCCGAGACCGAGGAGCGCGACCAGGCCGCTGAAGACCAGGGCGAGAAAGTGCGGCGGCAGCTGCGCCCAGGACAGATAGACAGCGGCGGCGATCACGGCGGCCGCACCGAAGAACCGGTTGCGCCCCGGCCGCGGCATGGACGCCCGGCTCAGGGCGACGATGGTGAGCACGATCAGTGTGAGGGCGAAGTAGGGCATGAAGCGAACGGGGTAGCGCAGCGGGCCGATCACGGTCGGCAGGAGCACGTAGAACAGGGACAGGCCCAGCATGATGGTCAGGTCCCGCACCTGTGCGCGGTTCTTCAGGGCCTTCCGCCAATCGATGAAGAACAGCACAGGGAGGAACCACGCTATGTAGACGACCGGGCTAGTCGCGGTGGGTCCGGACCACCACCAGGAACTGACCTGCGGGTAGCCCGTGGCGATGGTGGAGCTGAAAATGCCGCCCAGGTCCACGCTCATCATGCCGTCGTTGCCGACGATGTTCACGGCACGGTTGGTGACCGACCCCGTCAACGCGCCGGGCAGGAAGACCGTGACGGCGACGAGCACCAGCGCGACGCCGACGCCGACGACGCGCAGGGCCTTGGCCCAGTGGCGGCGGATGAGGCTGTCAACGCCGACGGCGAGCAGGACGAAGCCGATCGCGAAGACACCCTGCACGTAGCCGACGGTGACGATGAGGTAGCCGACCAGGAAGGCGAGCAGCGGGTTCGCCGAGTGCTGGGTGAGCCGCCGCAGGGCGACCCAGAAATAGGGGATCAGCGCCCAGACCAGCAGGCCGGTCACCCAGGACGGGGCGTCGAAGTAGATGGTGAAGCCGTTGAGGGTGACGGCGAAGCCGGCGACGTAGGCCAGCGGGGGAGCGACGCGGTAGGACCGGGCCAGGAGGTACACGCCGCTGCCGGCGATGACCAGGAGCAGGACCTTCAGGACGGTCATGAAGACCACCGCGTTGGTACCGAGGTACGCGCCGATGCCGATGAGCATTATCAGCGGGTTCCACGTGCCCCACTGGCCCTCCGCCAGGTAGTTGCCGCTGGACCACACCGACGGGTTGAGGACCGGGATTTTTCCGGCCAGGAGGTTCTGACCGATGTGGTACCACACGCCGAAGGCGCCGTTTTCCGAGTCGTCCTGGAAGTAGAAGCGTCGGTTCCAGATGAGGGGAACGAGTGCGAGCACACCGACGGTCAGTGCGGTCAGCGCCATCCACTTGAGATCGGCGAGCCTGTGCGGGCCGGTGTGGGTCATAGCGGCGGTGTCTTTCGTCGGGGTGGTCGGCAGGGGAGGGTCTGACATCAGTCGGTGACCAATTCATCGGGGGGGACAGGTGCGGTCTCGCCGTTCCGCGCCACGGCGAGGTACACGCCGTGCACGAGAACGCCGGCCGCGGGGCCGACGAGAAGCGCCAGCATCGTGCGCTCCAGGAAGTCGAGGGACAGCAGCAGGCAGAGCACGGTGGTGACGGCCGCGACCACCCAGCCGGCGGTGAAGGCACTGTGTGCATTGCGGGAGAGCACCGCGGGAGCGCTCACGCACAGCGCCCCGACGAGGGCGGAGGACGCCACGAAGGTCGCGATGACCCAGGCTTCAGGGACACCCTGGCCGGGGAACAGGAACGCGAAGACGGCGGGACCGACCAGGAATCCCAGAACGGCCAACACGGCGCCCAGGCCCAGGACCAGGGCCTCCAGCTGCAGAAGCGATCTCCAGAACCGATCCAGTCGGCCGCGGAAGAAGACGATGAGAAAGCTCTGCAGGGCCATGCCCACGACGATCAGCGGAGCCCGGGTCAGGGTGGCCGCGAGGATGACCAGACCGAGTTCGGCGGCGGGAACCGTGGTGGAGGTGAGACTGAGCACGAGCGGGAAACCGCTGACCATCAGCCCCATCGACGCCGCCGCGACGATGGTGCGCACGACATTCCAGGTGAGGGCGGGCAGCGCGACGTCCAGCTGGGTCTTGCCGACGACGCGGGCCCTGGAGAAGGGCCAGACGACCAGCACGGCGACGGGGAAGGGGATGGCCACGGCCCAGGCCAGCGGAACTGAACCGGGAAAGAAAGCGAGCGCCATCCCGACCAGCACGAGCCGTAGCACGCCTTCGACGACGATCAGGCCGAACAGGGCGTTCCAGTGCCCGATGCCGTACAGCGACCCCGCCAGTACCGCCAGCGGCACGTAGAAGGCGGCACCGACAGCCAACGGCACGACCAGCGACCAACCGTCGACCGGAAAGACCTGGGCCTGCCACAGCGGGGCCGTGCCCAGCACGAGCACCAGAACGACCAGGAACGCGGCCAGTGCGAAAACACCGGCCCGGTTGCGGTAGCCGGTGTTGGCGGGGTCGCGCGGATGCGTCGCCCGGGTGACCTCCTGCTGGATGCCCGTCAGGGCAGCGGCGACGAGGAAGATGAACGACCAGAACACCGCGAACACGGCGTACGGGCCGACGCCGATCATCGCGGGCACCAGCCAGGTGATGACGTATCCCGCAACGCCCACGATGCCGGTGGCTGCGACGATGAGGATGAAGCCCGACGACTTCTGCTTCACATCCTCGTCGGCGCTGCGGTCCGTCACTGCGTCACGCACCATTCCCTTGCATGGAGGCGACGGCGTCGTTGACGGCGCCGTCGAAGCAGACCTTGCCGTCGCGGAGCACGATTCCCCGCTTGCAGACCTGGGTGACCATATCGACATCGTGGCTCACCACGAGCATGGTCTTGCCCTGTTTGGTGAGCTCCAGGATCCTCTGCTTGCACTTCTCGCGGAAGGGGGCGTCACCGACGGCCAGCACCTCATCGACCAGCAGAATATCCAGTTCGGTGTGAATCGCCACGGAAAACGCCAGTCTGACGAACATGCCAGACGAGTAGTGCTTGACCTCGGTGTCGATGAATTCGCCGATCTCGGAGAAATCGACGATGTCGTTGAAGCGGCGGTCGATCTCGTCCTTGTGCATCCCGAGGATCGCGGCATTCAGGTACACGTTCTCCCGGCCGGAGAGGTCGGGGTGGAACCCGGCACCGACCTCGATCAGGCCGGCGACGCGGCCGCGGGTGAGGATCCGGCCTGAGTCCGGCCGCATGACACCGGAGATGAGCTTGAGCAGGGTGGACTTGCCGGAGCCGTTGTAACCGAGCAGGGCCACGGATTCGCCCTCGTGGACGGTGAAACCGATGTCGGAGAGCGCAGCAAAACTCGTTGTCGTCTTCTTCTTCTGAAGCTTGGCGATGAACGATTCCTTGAACGAGTGCGTGTGCCGCAGGATGAAGGTTTTGTCCACGCTGTCGATAATGATGCGCGGCAGGGCCGGATCAGAGGTTCTGGGCAAAGTGCCCCTCCAGACGCTTGAAGACGAGTTGCCCGATAGCAAGGATGATGAGGGAAATCAGAAGACCGATCAGGCTGAACGCGGCCAGGTGCGGCGGCTGGGGCAGGGAGCCCGTGGTGGTACTGAACCAGAAGCCGGCGTGGAACAACTCAACGGCGGAGGTGAGAGGGTTGGCCAGGTAGAGGTTCAAGACCCAGGGAGAGACCTTGTCCGCAACCATCGTCCATGCGTACAGAACCGGAGAAGTCCAGGTCGCGAAGAGGAGGATCAGTTCGACAAGGTTCTGGGCGTCGCGGAACGCCACGTTGATGGCACCGAAGAACAGTCCAAGGCCGATGGCCAGGGTGACCACGATGAGCATGCCCAGGATGATGCTCGCGATCCCGATCAGGGTGGGAACCCAGCCTGCGATCAGGCAGACGACAACCAGGATCAGGACCTGCGGAAGGAAATGCACGAAGGCGACGATCACGGCCGAGATCGGGAACAATTCCCGGGGCAGGTAGATCTTCTGGACCAGGGCGGTGTTGTCGACGATCGACCTGGTCGCGTTGCCGAAGGCCTCGCCGAACAGGTTGATCGCGATCATGCCGGAGAAGAGGTAGATCGGGAAGTTGTCGATCCCCTTGTTCAGGCCGAGGAAAAAACCGAAGACCAGGTAGAACACCAGGAACTGGGCGGCGGGCTTGACGTACGACCACACCCAACCGAGAACCGAGCCGTGGTAACGGGTGAGGGTTCCCTTCCGGATCAGCAGCCGCAGGAGGTACCGGTACGACAGCGCGTCGACGATTCCGCGGCTGTGGCCGGGGACGGTGAACTCGCTCAGGTCAGCAGGAAATTTTTGACTCACTCGAACTTGTTCCGATCACTTGACTGCGTCAGGGACTGCTTTCTCACGCCCGCGCGAGGCGGCCGGAGTGCTCGCAAGATTGTAGCTGCACTTGTTCAGCGGATGGTGCGGGCGGCGGGGCTGGTGAGCCGTAGCGCGTTTCCACGGATTCGTGAAGTGCCAGCTTAGACTTCTTGGTCCCCGCTCCTGAAATCCCGTTCAAGGGGGGAGCGGGGATCTCGCTCGCCCAGTAGGTTCACCGTCACAGCATTACACGGGGCACCGGAAGGGCGAACCAGTGGACACAACGAGGTCAGCGAGGGCATCGGTCATGGGGCGGCTGGCGTCAGCAGCGTGTGTTGTGGGGGCGGTTGCCGTATTCCTGGCTACGCAAGCCGGCATGTATCTGGCGAATCCAGGCTCGTCGATCAACCGGTTTCGCGCCTTCTTCGAGCACGATCAACTGGGCTATCTGGCAATCGTCACGAACTTTTCCGAGGGGCAGTTCCAGGACGTCGAACCGGACACCGAGACCGGCTTGAACACCTACCCGCGGGCGTATTACGAGTTCGCCGGGCTGGTGGCGCGGACGTTCGGGCTGACGCCGATCATCGCGTGGAACATCACCGGTATGCTTGCGCAGCTTGCGCTGGTCGCCGTGCTCGCCACGGTGCTCATCGCAGCCGGAAACCGCTGGTGGATGGGCCTGCTGGCCCCGATCCCGTTCATACTGGGCACCTTCGCCGCATTCGGCGGGGACGGCTGGTACACCGAGCTGGCATCCCATGCCGTGCTCTGGGGGCCGTTCGCGGTGCTGCATCCCCTCAACGGCGAAGCCGTTTCCCTGTCCATCGCCGGGATGGTGCTGCTCTGCCTCGGCTGGCTTTGGTGGCGGCCGCACGGACGGCGGCTGCGCCTGTGGGCGACCATCGGCCTCAGCCTGGTGATAGGTCTGCTGGCAAACGTGCAGACCTACTCCTTCATCGCCACGGTGTACCTCCTCGCCGGGGTCCTCGCCGTGTTGGCCATCGTCGCCGGGCGGTGGCTGATTCTCGGCGTCGTGAGCATCGGCCTGATCCCGCTGCTCGTCGTGTGGGGGCCGCAGGTCGCTGCCGAGTTCGGCCAGCTGCCCGCCCTGGTGTTCGGCCTGCTGCCGATGGCTCCCGGACTGGGGGTGCTCATCGTCCGGACGAGAGGGGTCATAGTGCTGTTCTTCGCTGCCGCGGGGCTCGGCGCCTCGCCGCAGATCGTCGCGACGGTTGCCGGGTTGGCTGCCAGCGACCCGTTCCTCGTGTACCGGGTCGCGTCGAATTCCCAGCTCGGGGTTCCCGCCGACGCCGGCCTTCTGGGCGCCACCGTGTTGATCGTTCCGCTGGTCGGGATAGCGATCGCGGGCCTGATCCGGCGGCAACCCGAATGGGCGGCCTACGCACTCGGCGGCGCGGCAGCCTGGCTGCTGCTCGCGGCGAACGACCTGTGGGGCGCGAACGCGGAACCGTACCGGTTGTGGATCGACATGTTCTTCCTGATCGCCGCCACGATCCTCCCGGTTCTGGTCCTTGTGGTCCGGGACCTGCGCACCTCATCGGCGGGGCGCTGGGTGGGAGCGGCCGGGCTCACACTCGTGGCCGTGCTGGCGATCCTGTCGATGGGGGACTTTGTCCGCTTCGCCAGCTCCTTTCAAGCCAGGGCGCTGATGGACACCGACTCCGACCGTTACCAGGTCGCGGCCGGCCTCGCGAGGGAATCGGCCTCGGTTAATCCGGGGACCCTGCTCATTGTCGGTCCCTGCCTGGATCCGCGGGTGGTCAAGGTCACCGCGGGGGTCCCCATCGCGTACTTCCACTACGGTATGGCGTGGCCGGAGGACTTCGGCGCGGTCAACGCCATCGTCGCCGCGGGAACTGCCCTCGACCCGGTGGCGGCAGTGCAGGCGAACGCGACCCATGTGCTGACAGACGGGCGCTGCTCGAACGACTGGACGGCACAGTACGGCGACATCCTGGTGTCGCAGTCGAGCCGGACGTATGTGGCATCCGACGGTACAACCGGCACTTTGACCATCTCCATCATCCGGTGAGCCGCCGGGGCGGTCCGGCAGGCTAGCCCAGCTCGTTGCGGGGGCTCGGCGACAACAACCGCCGCCAGCTCTGGCCCTGCGCGGCCTTCACCGAGCAGATCAGCAGCAGCAGCCAGCCGAATTCGACCAGCACCGTGCTCTCGGCCGCCGAGGTGACCAGGAGCACCACCAGGACCAGGGGCGACCAGACGTAGACGACGGGCTTCTTGTTGGAGGCCAGCAGCCAGGACCTGATGAAGGCGAGCGCCACCAGCACCACGAACGACAGGAATCCGACCAGGCCGACCTGGAAGTACACGTCGAGGAACGCGTTCAGGGCCGAGGAGTGCCGGCTCCCGGTGACGAATTCGAGCCAGCCGTACGGGCTCACACCCTGGGGCCAGATTCCCGTCCAGCCCCAGCCTTCGAGCGGATGCAGCTCAACCAGGCGCCACATCTCCCGCCACAGCGACGAGCGGGTTTCGAACTCGCTGCCGGCATTGAGCAGGTCGATGATGCGGGTGCGGCCGACGAAGGCGAACAGCGCTGCGAGCACCGTGGTGCCGAGCAGGCTCAGCTGCAGCAGCCACCGGTTCTCGGCGGGGGTACGGCGCAGCCAGTACAGCGCGAGAGCGGCGATGCCGACGGCGCTCGCGACAACCACGAAAACCGGGGAGTGAGTGAGCACCAGGCCCAGGAACGCCAGCGCGATCGACCCGGCGGCCCGGCCCGGCCGCACCGAGCGGGACCGCAGCTCGATGATGAAGCTGATCGCGGCGATCAGGGACACCAGGCCGAGAACGTTGCGTGACCCGAAAACGCCCTGGATGGGCCCGAGCAGGCCGATATTGCCCTGGATGCCCAGGAACACGATCGGTAGATCCAAGAGCAGGCCGGACACCACCTCGAGGACGATGGACAGGCCGAGCAGCAGCCTGAGCACATCCCCCGTCGCTCGGACGATCTGGATGGTGTCGCGCACCAGGGCGACGTAGATCGCGAGGAAGGCGAAGGCCAGCTGGTACGCGATGCCGGCGACGGTGTACAGCGCATACTCGCTCCAGAGCACCGACAGGGCGCACCAGACCAGGAAGAACAGAATCGACAGCGGCAGCAGCCCGTGCCATTCGATGCTGTGCCGCCGGGCGATCATCGACGCCGTTGCGAGCACAACCAGGCAGACCAGCGCGGCGAGAAGGCCCGGCCAGCCGACCAGACTGCGCACCAGGTGCGTCGAGAAGGCGAAGCCGATGATCAGGTGCGTGACGGTAGCGCTGAATCGCGGCGAGGC encodes the following:
- a CDS encoding glycosyltransferase, giving the protein MSDLLTTAFGRPALFSADLSAQAAEQLGSALTERQLALLVSAANFHALDNPGVLLRIVVHIARPGDMAHLTDAGTRHQKVCAEARKVAEFSIVSTVAGSPHPHYTHHRKGWLGDPETGVRNIVLDPEREPGTAAVVGRASLYWRLRGGIERRYPFEYDRLRQWLLRGRESSLNSLVVERRVVDLTGVPTGGTGAEREPAVIFGLHWLELGGAERWAMESIALARARGLRPIVITDVPSTHPWITRAELDGAIVLALTHPVEQPEHSEPVLEALATNFDIRGVFVHHSRWLYDRLPWLRARIPGVHVASTHHILEYNGGGYPAIGAALDEHIEVHHVISPQLQDWFVRVQGVEPAKVALAPLIGLTTTGSVAEEARARVDESVLTLGFIGRFAAQKRPYLFTKLVRELQDVEGLTIRVVIQGGGELEHFVRRDIDGHNLSGLVEWVDEAAPVSNTLARIDCLVLSSQNEGLTLTTLEALAAGVPVISTDVGSQRTVIVPDALVSRDPGLFLTEASDIVTRMALSEEYRADVWRREVALAQEFTEYESAHDWAGKLFEKWIK
- a CDS encoding glycosyltransferase family 2 protein gives rise to the protein MDQVSAVVVTFNRLAKLKTVIASIEAQTFAPTRLIIVDNASTDGTAEYLGQLTTRIPLEVMSLPTNTGGAGGFSAGMERGYELGADFVWIMDDDCYPQPDALEKLRDGFANAVAELGPDVPFSCSLVNYIDGAICEMNNPEPTWDWARLVSKGQRSVMVKSCSFVSVLIPRWVIEKHGLPYSEYFIWFDDHEYTLRITRTCPGVQVLDSVVVHDMGDNKGVNFGLIDDANAWKFAYGIRNEASFRLHHQSLFAYLYLCARVALMMRRGRVAGSLQRRMYGRLLAGIRFNPAIAFPLTSPQQG
- a CDS encoding YfhO family protein, whose amino-acid sequence is MSDPPLPTTPTKDTAAMTHTGPHRLADLKWMALTALTVGVLALVPLIWNRRFYFQDDSENGAFGVWYHIGQNLLAGKIPVLNPSVWSSGNYLAEGQWGTWNPLIMLIGIGAYLGTNAVVFMTVLKVLLLVIAGSGVYLLARSYRVAPPLAYVAGFAVTLNGFTIYFDAPSWVTGLLVWALIPYFWVALRRLTQHSANPLLAFLVGYLIVTVGYVQGVFAIGFVLLAVGVDSLIRRHWAKALRVVGVGVALVLVAVTVFLPGALTGSVTNRAVNIVGNDGMMSVDLGGIFSSTIATGYPQVSSWWWSGPTATSPVVYIAWFLPVLFFIDWRKALKNRAQVRDLTIMLGLSLFYVLLPTVIGPLRYPVRFMPYFALTLIVLTIVALSRASMPRPGRNRFFGAAAVIAAAVYLSWAQLPPHFLALVFSGLVALLGLGAIWWLMRRARPEHTPVWTSVAAVAVAVSLVLTLAQHYDTRSSPLSMNNVPADTSIPKGVLEGIEGDVLVVGDPLMYGADPAAWQETLMANMWYLSPAQVQNRYQLIGFASYNSALCLQYLGGTCPELLTTLFEPREETGMLLVDQLSIDNIQILKDAFDDGEWRTPPAGWSIDRDTGLTVVWSRDEPVGPAGGVVWSSEGTSVETLSQTDTSVTMKVLSAPADGGTVALSRLAWPGYSAENATLTTAPVDGFLLGLDIPQSSVGEVVTVTFQPPGWAFELTAWLTALTGILIWTILVVVGRLRRRSVRTAG
- a CDS encoding ABC transporter ATP-binding protein; protein product: MPRTSDPALPRIIIDSVDKTFILRHTHSFKESFIAKLQKKKTTTSFAALSDIGFTVHEGESVALLGYNGSGKSTLLKLISGVMRPDSGRILTRGRVAGLIEVGAGFHPDLSGRENVYLNAAILGMHKDEIDRRFNDIVDFSEIGEFIDTEVKHYSSGMFVRLAFSVAIHTELDILLVDEVLAVGDAPFREKCKQRILELTKQGKTMLVVSHDVDMVTQVCKRGIVLRDGKVCFDGAVNDAVASMQGNGA